A part of Rubrobacter calidifluminis genomic DNA contains:
- a CDS encoding SDR family oxidoreductase, with the protein MRRNILITGASSGLGRGMAREFAARGRNLALCARRLELLQGLREELAARHPGIRIGVRRLDVNDHAEVFRVFRELDAELGGLDRVVVNAGIGKGQPVGTGYFHANRETVETDFVAALAQCEAAMELFRERGVGHLVVISSVAAVRGLPGNMTAYSASKAALATLAEGIRADVGGTPIEVSTLYPGYIRTQMNERVGKLPFMIGVEEGSRLLVEAMEREPAGAYVPSWPWRPLAFALRRLPASVLARML; encoded by the coding sequence GTGCGCCGGAACATCCTCATCACCGGCGCGAGCTCCGGCCTCGGGCGGGGGATGGCGCGCGAGTTCGCCGCCCGGGGCCGCAACCTCGCCCTCTGCGCCCGCAGGCTGGAGCTCCTGCAGGGGCTTAGAGAGGAACTCGCGGCGCGGCACCCCGGTATCCGCATCGGCGTCCGCCGCCTCGACGTGAACGACCACGCGGAGGTCTTCCGCGTCTTCCGGGAGCTCGACGCCGAACTCGGCGGCCTCGACCGCGTCGTCGTGAACGCCGGGATCGGCAAGGGCCAGCCCGTCGGAACCGGCTACTTCCACGCCAACCGCGAGACGGTCGAGACCGACTTCGTCGCCGCCCTCGCCCAGTGCGAGGCGGCGATGGAGCTCTTCCGCGAGAGGGGCGTAGGGCACCTGGTCGTCATCTCCTCGGTCGCCGCCGTGCGGGGGCTTCCTGGCAACATGACCGCCTACTCGGCCTCGAAGGCCGCGCTGGCCACGCTGGCGGAGGGTATCCGGGCCGACGTGGGCGGCACCCCGATCGAGGTCAGCACACTCTATCCAGGCTACATCCGCACGCAGATGAACGAGCGGGTGGGGAAGCTGCCGTTCATGATCGGCGTGGAGGAAGGTTCGCGCCTGCTCGTCGAGGCGATGGAGCGCGAGCCCGCCGGGGCCTATGTTCCCTCCTGGCCCTGGCGACCGCTCGCCTTTGCGTTGCGCCGCCTGCCCGCAAGCGTTCTGGCCAGGATGCTCTAG
- a CDS encoding cytochrome P450, translated as MQREAPPVYREFPVRASRDPLKALEEARARGRIVRTRVPAPVWLVFDPEGVQQVLAARSRSFRKGIVERNSLGFMGNGLLLSEGDFWRRQRRLEQPAFHRARIAGYVETMSRCTREMLEGWRDGDVVDVQREMSALTLRIVNIVMFGADVREVSGEVARALVPIGERLEGPGRNFYPVPETIPTPTNLRYRRSMKVLDGLIYGIIARRREERQEGDLLDMLLEARDEQSGEGMNDRQVRDEVITIFAAGHETTAVALGWCFHLLAHHPEVDERLAREAQEVLGEREPGVEEVAELRYASAVFREAMRIYPPIYAFSREAMEDVEVCGYTLPEGTEVLVSQWVNHRDPEFFEDPLAFRPGRWLDGSTDGIPRYAYFPFGGGSRQCIGKPFAEMEGPLILASIARRYRLRYLDPHEEVTLRPTVTLRPAHRGGRRRGLPPMVLEER; from the coding sequence ATGCAGAGAGAGGCACCACCGGTCTACCGGGAATTTCCGGTCAGGGCTTCCAGGGATCCTTTGAAGGCTCTGGAGGAGGCGAGGGCGCGGGGGAGGATCGTCCGGACGCGGGTACCGGCCCCCGTGTGGCTCGTCTTCGACCCGGAGGGGGTGCAGCAGGTGCTGGCGGCGAGGAGCCGCAGTTTCCGCAAGGGCATAGTGGAGAGGAACAGCCTGGGGTTCATGGGGAACGGTCTCCTGTTGAGCGAGGGGGACTTCTGGAGGCGGCAGCGCAGGCTCGAGCAGCCGGCCTTCCACCGTGCGAGGATCGCGGGGTACGTGGAGACGATGTCCCGGTGCACGCGGGAGATGCTGGAGGGGTGGCGGGATGGGGACGTGGTGGACGTCCAGCGGGAGATGTCCGCGCTGACGCTGAGGATAGTCAACATCGTGATGTTCGGGGCGGACGTACGCGAGGTTTCCGGGGAGGTGGCGCGGGCGCTGGTGCCGATCGGGGAGAGGCTCGAGGGGCCGGGCAGGAACTTCTATCCGGTGCCCGAGACGATCCCGACGCCGACCAACCTGCGCTACCGGCGGTCGATGAAGGTGCTGGATGGCCTGATCTACGGGATCATCGCAAGGAGGCGGGAGGAGCGACAGGAGGGCGACCTTCTGGACATGCTGCTCGAGGCGAGAGACGAGCAAAGCGGCGAGGGGATGAACGACCGGCAGGTGCGCGACGAGGTCATAACGATCTTCGCCGCCGGGCACGAGACGACGGCGGTCGCACTCGGGTGGTGCTTCCACCTGCTCGCGCACCATCCGGAGGTGGACGAGAGGCTGGCCAGGGAGGCACAGGAGGTTCTCGGGGAGCGGGAGCCCGGGGTCGAGGAAGTGGCGGAGCTGCGCTACGCCTCGGCGGTCTTCAGGGAGGCGATGCGTATCTATCCGCCGATCTACGCCTTCAGCCGCGAGGCGATGGAGGACGTGGAGGTCTGCGGCTACACCCTCCCCGAGGGGACCGAGGTGCTCGTAAGCCAGTGGGTGAACCACCGCGACCCCGAGTTCTTCGAAGATCCACTCGCTTTCCGCCCAGGGCGATGGCTCGACGGATCCACCGATGGGATCCCCCGCTACGCATATTTTCCGTTCGGCGGGGGTTCCCGCCAGTGCATCGGCAAACCCTTCGCGGAGATGGAAGGGCCTCTCATCCTGGCCTCCATCGCCCGCCGGTACCGGCTGCGCTACCTGGACCCGCACGAGGAGGTCACGTTGCGGCCGACGGTGACGCTGCGCCCCGCCCACCGCGGCGGCAGGAGGCGTGGGCTCCCACCGATGGTGCTCGAAGAACGCTGA
- a CDS encoding TetR/AcrR family transcriptional regulator, with protein MSRVADRREQLLAAARAVLAEKGLEGARVSEIVRRAGVSQGTFYLYFPSKVSLVEEFNRQMHRDIQGAVFEAVERAGSIEEGIEASVEAALREMGRYRDILGVVISRLGFYEDSTRLEDLELPYRQMVSRLIEKGQEMGVVDRSLDPRMTARIIVGLIERAGADCYVYEPSLPADRFVAEVARFIRGALGVR; from the coding sequence GTGTCGAGGGTAGCTGACCGCAGGGAGCAGCTTCTGGCTGCGGCGCGGGCGGTACTCGCCGAGAAGGGGTTGGAGGGGGCGAGGGTTTCTGAGATCGTGAGGCGTGCCGGGGTTTCGCAGGGCACGTTCTACCTTTATTTCCCTTCGAAGGTCTCTTTGGTGGAGGAGTTCAACCGCCAGATGCACCGGGACATACAGGGAGCGGTCTTCGAGGCCGTGGAGCGGGCGGGGAGCATAGAAGAGGGGATAGAGGCCTCTGTCGAGGCTGCGCTGCGGGAGATGGGCCGCTACCGGGACATACTCGGGGTCGTCATCAGCCGGCTCGGCTTCTACGAGGACTCGACGCGGCTGGAGGATCTCGAGCTTCCCTACCGCCAGATGGTCTCGCGTCTGATCGAGAAGGGACAGGAGATGGGGGTGGTCGATCGGTCTCTCGACCCCCGGATGACCGCCAGGATCATAGTCGGCCTCATAGAGCGCGCCGGCGCCGACTGCTACGTCTACGAGCCCAGCCTGCCGGCCGACCGGTTCGTCGCCGAGGTCGCCCGGTTCATACGCGGCGCTTTGGGCGTTCGCTGA